In Methylobacterium sp. WL1, the sequence CGACCGATGAGCGATACGGCTACCTTGACGCCCATCGCCCCGCCCAGCCCGGATCTAGCCCGGGAGGGTCGTCTCGTGCGCGTCTCGCAGGCGATCGTGGCCTTCGCCGAGCGTTGGTTCCCCGACAGCTACGTCTTCGTTCTCATTGCAGCTTGCATCGTCGCCCTGGGAGTATTCGCCCACGGGAGCGAACCGCTTGCGATCAGCAAGGCGTTCGGCGACGGCTTCTGGAGCCTGATCCCCTTCACCATGCAGATGGCGCTGGTGGCGGTCGGCGGCTACGTCGTTGCCGTCTCGCCCCCCGTGGCCGGGTTGATGCGCAGGGCCGCCGCCCTGCCGCGCACCGGGCGCGGGGCCGTGGTGTTCGTTGGCATCACCAGCATCTTGCTGTCTCTGCTCAATTGGGGCGTCAGCCTGATTTTCTCCGGCCTGCTGGTGCGCGAAATCGCCCGCCGGCAGGATCTGCGCCTCGATTACCGGGCCGCCGGCGCGGCGGGCTATCTCGGCCTCGGCTTCGGCTTCACCCTCGGCATCAGCTCGGGGCCGGCACAGCTGCAAGCCAATGCCGCCAGCATTCCGGCCTCGCTCCTGCCGATCACGGGCGTGATCGGCTTCGAGCAGACCATCCTGACGTGGCAGAACCTCGTCGTCGTCGCCTTCGGCACGCTGCTCTCGGCCGCGATCTGCTACCTGACCACCCCCTCTGATGCGAATGCCCGAACGGCCGCAGATCTTGGGATCGACCTCGTCGACGCCCAGCCCAAGGTGATCCGCGCGAGTCGTCCGGGCGAATGGCTGGAGCACAGCCCGCTTCTGACGATCCTCGTCCTCGTCCTCGCATCCGGGTGGCTCTACGATGCCTTCAAGGCGGGCAACCCGCTGATCACGATGTCGGGCCTCAACAGCTACAATTTCGTGTTCCTGCTGCTCGGCGCCCTGCTGCACTGGCGGCCGCGGGGCTTCATCGCGTCCTTCGCCAAGGCGATGCCGAGCGTCTCCGGCGTGCTGCTCCAGTTCCCCTTCTACGGCGGCATCGCCTACATGCTGACCAAGGTGAAGGCGGCGGACGGCTCGACCCTGTCGGACGCCATCGCCCACGGGTTCGTCAGCCTCGCCCACGGATCAGGGGCCTTCTCGGTCCTCGTCGGGATCTACTCGGCGGTGCTCGGCTTCTTCATCCCCTCGGCCGGCGGCAAGTGGGTGATTGAGGCTCCCTACGTGATGAAGGCGGCCAATGAGGTCGGCGCCCATCTCGGCTGGACGGTGATGGTCTACAACATCGCCGAGACGCTGCCGAACTTCATCAATCCGTTCTGGATGCTCCCGCTGCTCGGCGTGCTCGGGCTGAAATCCCGCGATCTTATCGGCTACACGGCGGTGCAGTTCATGATCCACCTGCCGATCATGCTGGTGCTGGCGGCGGTCCTGATGACGACCTTCACCTATCATCCCCCGATCGTGCCGTGACGGCCGCGCCCGGCGCCGCCGCGCTCGGACTGCGCTCAAAGGTGATCCCTTGATTCCGTTCTTCGATCACGATGCGGTTCATGCCGCCCTTGACCATCCGCGCTTGATCGAAGCTCTGCGCGGCGCCTTCGCCGCCGCCGATATCGAGGCCCCCGTCCGGACGGCCCACGAGGTCGGCGCAGCGGAGGCGCCCGGTCGCCTCCTGGCCATGCCGGCCTGGCGCCGGGGTGACCTGGTCGGCGTCAAGCTGGTGAACGTGTTCCCCCGCAATGCCGAGCGCGGCCTCGGCGCCGTCCACGCGGTGTACGTCCTGTTCGATGGAAAGACGGGAGCGCCCCGCGCGATGATCGACGGCGAGGCGCTGACGAACCGCCGCACCGCCGCCGCCTCGGCGCTCGCCTCGACGTACCTCTCTCGTCCGGACAGCGCGGTGCTCGCCCTTGTCGGGACCGGTCACCTCTCGCCAGCGCTCGCCCACGCGCACGTCGCCATCCGGCCGATCCGGCGCGTGCTGGTCTGGGGTCGTTCGGCAGCGAAGGCCGAGGCCCTGGCGGCGCGGCTGCGGGAGGAGGGGCTTCCCGCCGAGCCGGCGGCCGATCTTCCGGCGGCGGTCTCGGCCGCCGACATCGTCAGCTGCGCCACGACCTCGACGCAGCCGCTGGTGCTTGGCCGTCACGTCCACCCCGGTACCCATGTCGACCTCGTGGGCGCCTTTACGCCCGCGATGCGCGAGAGCGACGACGCGCTGATTCGCGTCGCCCGTGTCTATGTCGACACCTATGCCGGGGCCCTGCGCGAGGCCGGCGACCTGACGCAGCCGATCGCGGACGGCACGTGGTCGGAGGACCGGCTCGCGGGCGACCTGCACGACCTATGCAGCGGGGCGAAGGCTGGCCGCAGGGACGCCGAAGAGATCACCGTGTTCAAGTCCGTCGGCGCGTCCCTGGAAGATCTCGTCGCTGCCTCGCTCGTCGTCGAAGGGTAAGGTTCACACGGGCAGCGGGCTGTCCGTCTTGACCTCCTCCATCACCGCGTAGGTGCGTGTCTCCTTCACGCCGGGCAGATCGACCATGACCTGCCCCAGAAAGCGGCGGTAGGCGGCCATGTCCTTCACCCGGGCCTTGAGCAGGTAGTCGAAGCCTCCGGCCACCATGTGGCATTCCAAGATCTCGGGCACGCGGCGGACCTCCGCTGAGAAGCGGTCGAACACCGTGCCGGTAGTCTTGTCGAGCAACACTTCGATGAACACCAGCAATCCCAGATCGAGCATCGCCGGATCGAGGCGAGCACCGTAGCCAGTGATGTATCCCTCGCGGGTCAGCCGCTTCAGACGTTCGGCCGTGGCGGTGGGCGAGAGCCTCAGCCGCTCGGCGAGGTCGACGGTTGATATGCGCCCGTCCTGCTGCAGGATGCGCAGGATAGCAGCATCAGTCGAATCCGTGCTTTTCACTACCAGCTAGCTATTCCATTGAGAAATCCGCCGACTTTCGGCGTGATTGTTGGATGTTATCACCGCCCTAGCGCCCCTACAACATCCCAAGAGGCGGGCCAAGGGCCGGCGGAGGGAGACGGGTTCTGCCATGTCGATCGTGTCTTCAGCCCGGCGCGTTGCACACGTTCACGCGTCGTTTGCGGACTTCCAGGACGACCTACCTGCACTGTCGCTGCTGCGCATGGCGATCGTTGCGGCTCACCGGCGCCCTGAGGCGGAGTGCCTGGCGCCGCTCCTCGATCTCGCGGAGCTTCCTTCAGAGGCGGCGGCCCGTGTCGCCGCGACGGCACGCGGCCTCGTCGCGGGCCTGCGGCGGACCACACCGCGGGGCGGCGTCGAAGGCCTGATTCACGAGTACGACCTGTCGAGCCAGGAGGGCGTGGCCTTGATGTGCCTTGCCGAGGCCTTGCTGCGCATCCCGGACGCCGCAACCCGCGACGCGCTGATCCGCGATAAGATCGCCTCCGGTGATTGGCGAGCCCATCTCGGCCACAGTCCCTCGCCGTTCGTCAACGCGGCCACCTGGGGCCTTCTGGTGACCGGCAAGCTAACCGCGACGACGAACGAAGGCGGATTGTCCTCGGCCCTGACGCGCCTGATCGGGCGGGGTGGGGAGCCGTTGATCCGGCGAGGCGTGGACCTTGCCATGCGGCTGATGGGCGAGCAGTTCGTGATGGGTGAGACCATCGCCGATGCGCTGCGCCGGGCGCGCCGCCGTGAGGCGAAGGGCTTCACCTATTCCTACGATATGCTCGGCGAGGCCGCGGTCACGGCCGAGGATGCCGGCCGCTACCAAGCCTCTTACGAGGAGGCGATCCATGCCATCGGGCAGGCGTCCGCCGGTCGGGGCATCACCGGGGGGCCGGGCATCTCGATCAAGCTCTCGGCGCTGCACCCGCGCTACACCCGGATGAAGCGCGCCCGCGTGCTCGATGAGCTGATCCCCCAGGTGAAGGCGCTGGCCCTGCTAGCCAGGGGGTACGACATCGGCTTGAACATCGACGCCGAGGAAGCCGATCGGCTCGACCTGTCCCTCGACATCTTCGAGGCGCTCGCCACCGATCCGGAGCTCGGGGCATGGAACGGACTTGGGTTCGTCATCCAGGCCTACGGGCGGCGTTGCCCCTTCGTCATCGACTGGCTTGTCGATCTCGCCCGCCGGAGCGACCGCCGCCTGATGGTACGGCTGGTGAAGGGCGCCTACTGGGACAGCGAGATCAAACGGGCGCAGGTCGAGGGGCTTTCCGACTTCCCGGTCTTCACCCGCAAGGCCCACACCGACGTGTCCTACCTCGCCTGCGCTCGGAAGCTGCTGGCCGCGCCGGACGCGGTGTTTCCGCAATTCGCCACGCACAACGCGCAGACCCTGGCCAGCATTGTGGAGATGGCCGGCCCGGATTTCCGGCCCGGCGACTACGAGTTCCAGTGCCTGCACGGGATGGGCGAAGCGCTCTACGAGGCCGTGGTCAGCACCGGCGTCATCGGCCGCCCGTGCCGGATCTACGCCCCTGTGGGCACCAACAAGACCCTGCTCGCCTATCTCGTCCGGCGACTCTTGGAGAACGGCGCGAACTCCTCCTTCGTCAACCGCATCGCCGACGCGTCCGTATCAATCGACGACCTCATCGCCGATCCAGTCTCCACAGTGCGGGCGATGCGCGAGCCGGGGGCGGCACACGAGCGGATCGCGGCCCCGCGCGACCTGTTCGGCGCTGGGCGGCGAAACTCGGCCGGCCTAGATCTGAACGACGAGGCCGTGCTCGCCCAGCTCGCCACCGACCTAGCTAAGGGAGCCACCAGGGCCTGGACCGCCGTTCCATCCGGACGCTCCGCTGCGGAGGCCTGCGAACCGGTCCTCAACCCTGCCGATTGCGGCGACGTGGTGGGCCATGCGCGCGCCGCGGAGCCCGCCGACATCGCCCAGGCCCTGGCGACCGCATCGGCGGCTGTGCCGAATTGGGTCGCGACGCCACCAGCCCTCCGGGCCGAGCTGCTCCGCGCCGCCGCGGACGCTTTCGAGATGCGGATGCCGGTTCTGCTTAGCCTGATCGTGCGGGAGGCGGGCAAGTCCCTGTCGAATGCCGTCGCCGAGGTGCGGGAAGCGGTGGACTTCCTGCGCTACTATGCCGGCGAGGCCGAACGGGTCTGCAGCCCCGACCACGGACGGTCCCTTGGCCCGGTCGTCTGCATCTCGCCCTGGAATTTCCCCCTCGCGATCTTCACCGGGCAGGTGGCGGCCGCCCTCGCGGCTGGCAACACCGTGCTCGCCAAGCCGGCGGAGGAGACCCCGCTCGTCGCGGCTGAGGCCGTGCGGCTTTTGAGCGAAGCCGGGATCCCCGTGGATGTGCTGCATCTCCTCCCCGGTGCGGGCGACGTCGGCGCCGCGCTCGTCGGCGATGCGCGGGTTCAAGGCGTGATGTTCACCGGCTCGACCGCCGTCGCCCGTCTGATCCAGCGGACCCTCGCGGATCGCCTGACCACGGACGGACGCCCGGTGCCGTTCATCGCCGAGACCGGGGGGCAGAACGCGATGATCGTGGATACCTCCGCACTGCCCGAGCAGGTTGTGACGGACGTCCTCGCCTCCGCTTTTGATTCGGCCGGTCAACGCTGCTCGGCCCTGCGCATCCTGTGTCTCCAGGAGGAGATCGCCGAAAAGACGCTGGCCGTGCTGCACGGCGCCCTGTGCGAGTTGGAAGTGGGCGACCCCCGGCGCCTGTCCGTCGATATCGGTCCGGTGATTACCTCCGGGGCGGCCGAAGGCATCACCCGCCACATCGAGACGATGCGGATGCGCGGCCATAAGATTACGCAATTGGGCAAGACCCCGGCCACGGATGCGGGCACCGTTGTCCCTCCCACGGTGATCGAGATTGCCAAAATATCGGATGTGGAGGCCGAAGTGTTCGGCCCAGTGCTCCACGTGCTGCGCTATCGGCGGGATGATCTCGACGCGCTCATCGACGCCATTAATGCCACCGGCTACGGGCTGACCTTCGGCCTGCACACCCGAATTGAGGAGACGGTTACGCGCGTTCTTGACCGGATCGAGGCGGGCAACATCTATGTGAATCGCAACACCATCGGCGCTGTGGTCGGCGTGCAGCCATTCGGCGGCTCGGGCCTGTCCGGGACAGGGCCGAAGGCTGGCGGTCCGCGCTACCTCCGCCGCCTGCTGCCTCGCATGGCTCCGTCCGCAGCCGGTGCGACCGCAACTCCGTCCTCCGCCGATACGGTCGCTCAGGATTACATCAGATGGCTCCGGCAGCGGGGCCACGCCGACGTCGCGACCCGAGTCGAAAATTATTTCGCCCGGGCACCTGCCGGCACCGAATGCGTGTTGCCGGGCCCGGTCGGTGAACGCAACATCTACAGCCTCCGTCCTCGCGGCCCAATCGCGGCCTTGGCCTCGGGCGAGGAGGGAACATTGCTCCAGGTCGGCGCGATCCTGGCGACCGGCCAGAGCGCCGTGATCACGGCTGCGAGGGCGTTATCGGGCCTGTTCGACGGCTTGCCTGCGGGGGTCCTGCGCAAGATCATCCCCGCAGAGGATCCCGCGATCGCCCCCGGACTTGGCGGCGTGCTCCACGAAGGCGAACGGGCCGACCTCGCGGGGCTGACCCGCCGGATCGCCGGACGGAGCGGTCCAATCTTGACGATCCAGTCGATCCTCACGGCGTCCAATCTGGAGGATTACGAGCTCTCGGATCTCTTCGAAGAACGGGCGGTGTCGATCAACACGGCGGCGGCAGGTGGCAATGCGAGCCTGATGGCCCTCGACGCCTGATCCCATGCGATTTTGCAGCGCCTCATAGCACTTATTGAGAGGAAGGAATGGCAACGCCCATCCCGTACGACCGCGAAACGGATGGTAGGCGAAATGTTCTTTAGGACCGGCAGATGAGGTGTAGTCAGCGAAGTCGAACGATGTGCCCGTCTTGTAGTTGGCGCCGAAGCGAGTAGCTTGACCGTTTTGATAGGTTCCGTTGCTGCGCCCGTGATGAGTTGATTTCGGAATGGCTGCTTCGACGCCATGGACTCTCCAGAGCAGC encodes:
- a CDS encoding TIGR00366 family protein, giving the protein MSDTATLTPIAPPSPDLAREGRLVRVSQAIVAFAERWFPDSYVFVLIAACIVALGVFAHGSEPLAISKAFGDGFWSLIPFTMQMALVAVGGYVVAVSPPVAGLMRRAAALPRTGRGAVVFVGITSILLSLLNWGVSLIFSGLLVREIARRQDLRLDYRAAGAAGYLGLGFGFTLGISSGPAQLQANAASIPASLLPITGVIGFEQTILTWQNLVVVAFGTLLSAAICYLTTPSDANARTAADLGIDLVDAQPKVIRASRPGEWLEHSPLLTILVLVLASGWLYDAFKAGNPLITMSGLNSYNFVFLLLGALLHWRPRGFIASFAKAMPSVSGVLLQFPFYGGIAYMLTKVKAADGSTLSDAIAHGFVSLAHGSGAFSVLVGIYSAVLGFFIPSAGGKWVIEAPYVMKAANEVGAHLGWTVMVYNIAETLPNFINPFWMLPLLGVLGLKSRDLIGYTAVQFMIHLPIMLVLAAVLMTTFTYHPPIVP
- a CDS encoding ornithine cyclodeaminase family protein, yielding MIPFFDHDAVHAALDHPRLIEALRGAFAAADIEAPVRTAHEVGAAEAPGRLLAMPAWRRGDLVGVKLVNVFPRNAERGLGAVHAVYVLFDGKTGAPRAMIDGEALTNRRTAAASALASTYLSRPDSAVLALVGTGHLSPALAHAHVAIRPIRRVLVWGRSAAKAEALAARLREEGLPAEPAADLPAAVSAADIVSCATTSTQPLVLGRHVHPGTHVDLVGAFTPAMRESDDALIRVARVYVDTYAGALREAGDLTQPIADGTWSEDRLAGDLHDLCSGAKAGRRDAEEITVFKSVGASLEDLVAASLVVEG
- a CDS encoding Lrp/AsnC ligand binding domain-containing protein — protein: MKSTDSTDAAILRILQQDGRISTVDLAERLRLSPTATAERLKRLTREGYITGYGARLDPAMLDLGLLVFIEVLLDKTTGTVFDRFSAEVRRVPEILECHMVAGGFDYLLKARVKDMAAYRRFLGQVMVDLPGVKETRTYAVMEEVKTDSPLPV
- the putA gene encoding trifunctional transcriptional regulator/proline dehydrogenase/L-glutamate gamma-semialdehyde dehydrogenase gives rise to the protein MSIVSSARRVAHVHASFADFQDDLPALSLLRMAIVAAHRRPEAECLAPLLDLAELPSEAAARVAATARGLVAGLRRTTPRGGVEGLIHEYDLSSQEGVALMCLAEALLRIPDAATRDALIRDKIASGDWRAHLGHSPSPFVNAATWGLLVTGKLTATTNEGGLSSALTRLIGRGGEPLIRRGVDLAMRLMGEQFVMGETIADALRRARRREAKGFTYSYDMLGEAAVTAEDAGRYQASYEEAIHAIGQASAGRGITGGPGISIKLSALHPRYTRMKRARVLDELIPQVKALALLARGYDIGLNIDAEEADRLDLSLDIFEALATDPELGAWNGLGFVIQAYGRRCPFVIDWLVDLARRSDRRLMVRLVKGAYWDSEIKRAQVEGLSDFPVFTRKAHTDVSYLACARKLLAAPDAVFPQFATHNAQTLASIVEMAGPDFRPGDYEFQCLHGMGEALYEAVVSTGVIGRPCRIYAPVGTNKTLLAYLVRRLLENGANSSFVNRIADASVSIDDLIADPVSTVRAMREPGAAHERIAAPRDLFGAGRRNSAGLDLNDEAVLAQLATDLAKGATRAWTAVPSGRSAAEACEPVLNPADCGDVVGHARAAEPADIAQALATASAAVPNWVATPPALRAELLRAAADAFEMRMPVLLSLIVREAGKSLSNAVAEVREAVDFLRYYAGEAERVCSPDHGRSLGPVVCISPWNFPLAIFTGQVAAALAAGNTVLAKPAEETPLVAAEAVRLLSEAGIPVDVLHLLPGAGDVGAALVGDARVQGVMFTGSTAVARLIQRTLADRLTTDGRPVPFIAETGGQNAMIVDTSALPEQVVTDVLASAFDSAGQRCSALRILCLQEEIAEKTLAVLHGALCELEVGDPRRLSVDIGPVITSGAAEGITRHIETMRMRGHKITQLGKTPATDAGTVVPPTVIEIAKISDVEAEVFGPVLHVLRYRRDDLDALIDAINATGYGLTFGLHTRIEETVTRVLDRIEAGNIYVNRNTIGAVVGVQPFGGSGLSGTGPKAGGPRYLRRLLPRMAPSAAGATATPSSADTVAQDYIRWLRQRGHADVATRVENYFARAPAGTECVLPGPVGERNIYSLRPRGPIAALASGEEGTLLQVGAILATGQSAVITAARALSGLFDGLPAGVLRKIIPAEDPAIAPGLGGVLHEGERADLAGLTRRIAGRSGPILTIQSILTASNLEDYELSDLFEERAVSINTAAAGGNASLMALDA